The Arthrobacter burdickii genome window below encodes:
- the groL gene encoding chaperonin GroEL (60 kDa chaperone family; promotes refolding of misfolded polypeptides especially under stressful conditions; forms two stacked rings of heptamers to form a barrel-shaped 14mer; ends can be capped by GroES; misfolded proteins enter the barrel where they are refolded when GroES binds) encodes MAKIISFDEEARRGLERGLNILADAVKVTLGPRGRNVVLEKKWGAPTITNDGVSIAKEIELDDPFEKIGAELVKEVAKKTDDVAGDGTTTATVLAQALVKEGLRNVAAGADPLSLKRGIEKAVKAVTDELLASAKEIETKEEIAATASISAGDTQIGDLIAEALDKVGKEGVITVEESNTFGLELELTEGMRFDKGYISGYFVTDAERQETVLEDPYILIVNSKISNVKDLVAVLEKVMQSGKPLLIIAEDIEGEALATLVVNKIRGTFKSVAVKAPGFGDRRKAQLADIAILTGGQVIAEEVGLKLETATLDLLGTARKVVVTKDETTIVEGAGDADAIAGRVAQIRAEIENSDSDYDREKLQERLAKLAGGVAVIKAGAATEVELKERKHRIEDAVRNAKAAVEEGIVAGGGVALIQAGAKAFANLQLEGDEATGANIVRVAIDAPLKQIAFNAGLEPGVVVDKVRGLPAGHGLNAATGVYEDLLAAGVNDPVKVTRSALQNAASIAGLFLTTEAVVADKPEKAAPAGGGDDMGGMGGMGGF; translated from the coding sequence ATGGCCAAGATCATTTCTTTTGATGAAGAGGCCCGACGCGGCCTCGAGCGAGGCCTCAACATCCTCGCTGACGCCGTCAAGGTAACGCTCGGCCCCCGTGGTCGCAACGTCGTACTCGAGAAGAAGTGGGGCGCCCCCACCATCACGAACGACGGCGTGTCCATCGCCAAGGAGATCGAGCTCGACGACCCGTTCGAGAAGATCGGCGCAGAACTCGTCAAGGAAGTTGCCAAGAAGACGGACGACGTCGCCGGCGACGGAACCACCACCGCCACCGTGCTTGCCCAGGCACTCGTCAAGGAAGGCCTGCGCAACGTCGCAGCCGGAGCTGACCCCCTGAGCCTGAAGCGCGGCATCGAGAAGGCCGTCAAGGCCGTCACCGACGAGCTGCTCGCCTCCGCGAAGGAGATCGAGACCAAGGAGGAGATCGCGGCCACGGCCTCCATCTCCGCGGGTGACACGCAGATCGGTGACCTGATCGCCGAAGCCCTCGACAAGGTGGGCAAGGAAGGCGTCATCACCGTCGAGGAGTCGAACACCTTCGGCCTCGAGCTCGAACTCACCGAGGGCATGCGCTTCGACAAGGGCTACATCTCGGGCTACTTCGTCACCGACGCCGAGCGCCAGGAGACGGTCCTCGAGGATCCCTACATCCTGATCGTCAACTCGAAGATCAGCAACGTGAAGGACCTCGTCGCTGTCCTCGAGAAGGTCATGCAGTCCGGCAAGCCGCTGCTGATCATCGCGGAGGACATCGAAGGCGAAGCCCTCGCCACCCTCGTGGTCAACAAGATCCGCGGCACCTTCAAGTCCGTCGCCGTCAAGGCCCCGGGCTTCGGTGACCGCCGCAAGGCGCAGCTCGCGGACATCGCGATCCTCACCGGTGGCCAGGTCATCGCCGAGGAAGTCGGCCTCAAGCTCGAGACCGCCACCCTCGACCTGCTCGGCACCGCCCGCAAGGTCGTCGTGACCAAGGATGAGACCACCATCGTCGAGGGAGCCGGCGACGCCGACGCCATCGCCGGTCGCGTGGCCCAGATCCGCGCCGAGATCGAGAACTCCGACTCCGACTACGACCGCGAGAAGCTGCAGGAACGCCTGGCCAAGCTGGCCGGCGGCGTTGCAGTCATCAAGGCCGGTGCCGCTACCGAGGTCGAACTCAAGGAGCGCAAGCACCGCATCGAGGACGCAGTCCGCAACGCCAAGGCTGCCGTCGAAGAGGGAATCGTCGCCGGTGGCGGCGTCGCCCTCATCCAGGCCGGCGCCAAGGCGTTCGCCAACCTGCAGCTCGAGGGTGACGAGGCAACGGGTGCGAACATCGTCCGCGTTGCCATCGACGCACCGCTCAAGCAGATCGCCTTCAACGCCGGCCTCGAGCCGGGCGTCGTCGTCGACAAGGTCCGCGGTCTCCCCGCCGGTCACGGCCTGAACGCCGCTACCGGTGTCTACGAGGACCTGCTGGCTGCCGGCGTCAACGACCCCGTGAAGGTCACCCGTTCGGCGCTGCAGAACGCCGCGTCCATCGCGGGCCTGTTCCTCACCACCGAGGCCGTCGTGGCCGACAAGCCGGAGAAGGCAGCTCCTGCCGGCGGCGGCGACGACATGGGCGGCATGGGCGGCATGGGCGGCTTCTAG
- a CDS encoding WXG100 family type VII secretion target, producing the protein MAFFNVDTDSLAAKSSQVQGTITRLQAEVNSMQAGLRELEGLWTGQAATNFQQLILQWRATQQQVEESLTGINAALNVATQQYADAEQSNARMFLS; encoded by the coding sequence ATGGCATTCTTCAACGTTGACACCGACAGCCTGGCGGCCAAGAGCAGCCAGGTGCAGGGCACCATCACGAGGCTGCAGGCGGAGGTGAACTCCATGCAGGCCGGCCTTCGTGAACTGGAGGGTCTGTGGACCGGGCAGGCGGCCACCAATTTCCAGCAGCTGATCCTGCAGTGGCGGGCCACCCAGCAGCAGGTCGAGGAATCCCTCACCGGCATCAATGCCGCCCTCAACGTCGCCACCCAGCAGTACGCCGACGCGGAGCAGAGCAACGCCCGCATGTTCCTGAGCTGA
- a CDS encoding sensor histidine kinase yields MIKRWNAASLRSQLVAIIMLLMIVTVGITGLATVSLLRQGLVDRLDADILTNAKVVSETIYSEVPADDGTVLRYYAAILDRGASIVAENQSSDAADVPELDGLTPDRITDLESSGFDVPGTAPSGQGWRVRVFPFANGEGYLAIASRLNTVNESVQESTEIIFTSGLVTTALASIIAFLAVTRQFAPLARVERTAAAIATGDLSRRVAVERPNTEIGRLSRSLNAMLAHIERAFAARTASETKMRRFVADASHELRTPLVTIRGYSELYRHGALQKDEDIAAAMGRIESEAIRMGQLVEDLLTLARIDEQRPPEVKPLDLMVLGHDAAFDARATAPDRSITVIGLDGGHARSAPTRGDEARLRQVVANLMTNALRYTPEGSPIEIAVGVAPVLHGTSDSVLEVRDHGPGISEDDAAKVFERFYRADTSRHRETGGTGLGLAIVAALVAQHDGTVRLEETPGGGATLSIRLPHVPADEQDDEAADEDAAGPGSDPVYSSGITPPQAPSTKPVIHKGRDDS; encoded by the coding sequence TTGATCAAGCGTTGGAACGCGGCGTCCCTCCGCTCGCAGCTGGTCGCGATCATCATGCTCCTCATGATCGTGACCGTCGGCATCACGGGCCTGGCCACCGTGTCCCTGCTGCGGCAGGGACTCGTGGACAGGCTCGACGCCGATATCCTCACCAACGCGAAAGTGGTCTCGGAGACCATCTATTCCGAGGTCCCCGCCGATGACGGGACGGTCCTCCGCTACTACGCGGCGATCCTCGACCGGGGCGCCTCCATCGTCGCCGAGAACCAGTCCTCGGACGCCGCGGACGTGCCGGAGCTGGACGGCCTCACCCCGGACCGGATCACGGACCTCGAGAGTTCCGGCTTCGACGTCCCGGGGACGGCCCCGTCGGGCCAGGGCTGGCGGGTGCGTGTCTTCCCGTTCGCCAACGGCGAGGGGTACCTCGCCATCGCCTCCCGCCTGAACACCGTCAACGAGTCGGTGCAGGAGTCGACGGAGATCATCTTCACCTCGGGCCTCGTCACGACCGCGCTCGCCTCGATCATCGCCTTTCTCGCCGTGACGCGGCAGTTCGCCCCGCTCGCCCGGGTGGAGCGGACCGCCGCCGCCATCGCCACCGGGGACCTCTCACGCCGCGTCGCCGTCGAGCGCCCCAACACCGAGATCGGGCGGTTGTCGAGGTCCCTCAATGCGATGCTCGCGCACATCGAGCGTGCGTTCGCCGCCAGGACCGCCTCCGAGACGAAGATGCGCCGCTTCGTCGCGGACGCCTCCCACGAACTCAGGACGCCGCTCGTCACCATTCGGGGCTACTCGGAGCTCTACCGGCACGGGGCCCTGCAGAAGGACGAGGACATCGCCGCGGCGATGGGCAGGATCGAGAGCGAGGCGATCCGCATGGGCCAGCTCGTCGAGGACCTGCTCACGCTCGCCAGGATCGATGAGCAGCGGCCCCCGGAGGTGAAGCCCCTGGACCTCATGGTGCTCGGCCACGACGCCGCCTTCGACGCTCGTGCCACGGCGCCGGACCGGTCCATCACCGTCATCGGCCTCGACGGCGGACATGCGCGCTCCGCTCCCACACGCGGAGACGAGGCCCGCCTCCGCCAGGTGGTCGCCAACCTGATGACCAACGCGCTCCGCTACACCCCTGAGGGCTCTCCCATCGAGATCGCCGTCGGCGTCGCGCCGGTACTGCACGGCACCAGCGACTCCGTCCTCGAGGTCCGGGACCACGGTCCGGGCATCTCCGAGGACGACGCCGCCAAGGTCTTCGAGCGCTTCTACCGGGCGGACACGTCCCGCCATCGCGAGACGGGCGGCACGGGACTCGGACTCGCGATCGTGGCCGCACTCGTCGCGCAGCACGACGGCACCGTGCGGCTGGAGGAGACTCCCGGGGGTGGGGCCACCCTGTCCATTCGGCTCCCCCACGTGCCGGCGGACGAGCAGGACGACGAGGCTGCCGACGAGGACGCTGCGGGCCCCGGCTCCGACCCCGTGTACTCGAGCGGGATCACCCCGCCGCAGGCACCGTCGACGAAGCCGGTTATCCACAAGGGCCGCGACGACAGCTGA
- a CDS encoding response regulator transcription factor, whose translation MKKTVPEAKLLVVDDEPNIRELLSTSLRFAGFDVVAAANGRDALAAAETHNPDLAVLDVMLPDMDGFTVTRRLRAAGRHFPVVFLTARDDTEDKVTGLTVGGDDYVTKPFSLDEVVARIRAVLRRTHPLEDDDAVIRVDDLELDDDAHEVRRGGETIDLSPTEFKLLRYLMMNPNRVLSKAQILDHVWEYDFNGDASIVESYISYLRRKIDRNSDAVALIQTKRGVGYLLRSADKR comes from the coding sequence GTGAAGAAAACAGTCCCCGAAGCGAAACTGCTGGTCGTCGACGACGAACCGAACATCCGCGAGCTCCTCTCGACCTCGCTGCGGTTCGCCGGCTTCGACGTCGTCGCCGCCGCGAACGGACGCGACGCCCTCGCGGCCGCCGAGACGCACAACCCGGATCTCGCCGTGCTCGACGTCATGCTCCCCGACATGGACGGATTCACCGTCACCCGGCGCCTGCGGGCCGCCGGCCGCCATTTCCCCGTCGTCTTCCTGACGGCGCGGGACGACACCGAGGACAAGGTCACCGGCCTGACGGTCGGCGGCGACGACTACGTCACCAAGCCGTTCAGCCTCGACGAGGTGGTGGCCCGCATCCGTGCGGTCCTGCGGCGCACGCACCCGCTCGAGGACGACGACGCCGTGATCCGCGTCGACGACCTCGAACTCGACGACGACGCCCACGAGGTCCGGCGCGGAGGGGAGACGATCGACCTCTCCCCCACCGAGTTCAAGCTCCTGCGCTACCTCATGATGAACCCCAACCGCGTCCTCTCGAAGGCACAGATCCTCGACCACGTCTGGGAATACGACTTCAACGGGGATGCGTCCATCGTGGAGTCCTACATCTCGTACCTGCGCCGGAAGATCGACCGGAACTCCGACGCCGTCGCCCTGATCCAGACGAAGCGCGGCGTGGGGTACCTGCTCCGCTCCGCCGACAAGCGGTAG
- a CDS encoding DNA repair helicase XPB, whose amino-acid sequence MADGPLIVQSDKTILLEVDHEQATEARHAIAAFAELERAPEHVHSYRLTPLGLWNARAAGLDAERVLDTLLKYSRFPVPHALLIDIEDTMSRYGRLRLEKDAQHGLVLRTSDYPVLEEVLHAKKIQPLLGPRIDGETVVVHSSQRGQLKQLLLKLGWPAEDFAGYVDGTPHPIALDEDGWTLRPYQQLAVENFWSGGSGVVVLPCGAGKTLVGAAAMATSQTTTLILVTNTVSARQWKDELLKRTSLTEDEIGEYSGAVKEVRPVTIATYQVLTTKRGGLYPHLELLDANDWGLIVYDEVHLLPAPIFKMTADLQARRRLGLTATLVREDGREGEVFSLIGPKRYDAPWKDIEAQGYIAPADCVEVRVDLPRDERVAYAMADDADKYRLCATSDTKSDVVEKLVAAHRGEQLLVIGQYIDQLDDLAARLAAPVIKGETTVRERQRLFDAFRAGEIHVLVVSKVANFSIDLPEASVAIQVSGSFGSRQEEAQRLGRLLRPKSDGRAARFYTVVARDTLDQDFAAKRQRFLAEQGYAYRILDAAAIGDKEPRDS is encoded by the coding sequence ATGGCTGACGGGCCGCTGATCGTCCAGAGCGACAAGACCATCCTGCTCGAGGTGGACCACGAGCAGGCCACCGAGGCGCGCCATGCGATCGCCGCGTTCGCCGAGCTGGAGCGAGCCCCCGAGCACGTGCACAGCTACCGGCTCACGCCGCTCGGGCTGTGGAACGCACGGGCCGCCGGACTGGACGCCGAGCGGGTCCTCGACACGCTCCTGAAGTACTCGCGCTTCCCCGTGCCGCACGCCCTCCTCATCGACATCGAGGACACGATGTCGCGCTACGGCAGGCTCCGCCTCGAGAAGGACGCACAGCACGGCCTCGTGCTGCGGACCTCCGACTATCCGGTGCTCGAGGAGGTCCTGCACGCCAAGAAGATCCAGCCCCTGCTCGGGCCGAGGATCGACGGCGAGACCGTCGTCGTGCACTCGTCCCAGCGCGGACAGCTGAAGCAGCTGCTGCTCAAGCTCGGATGGCCCGCCGAGGACTTCGCGGGCTACGTCGACGGGACACCGCATCCCATCGCGCTGGACGAGGACGGCTGGACGCTGCGCCCGTACCAGCAGCTCGCCGTCGAGAACTTCTGGTCCGGCGGCTCCGGCGTCGTCGTCCTGCCGTGCGGAGCGGGGAAGACCCTCGTGGGCGCCGCGGCCATGGCCACGAGCCAGACCACGACGCTCATCCTCGTCACCAACACGGTGTCGGCCCGGCAGTGGAAGGACGAGCTGCTCAAGCGCACCTCGCTGACCGAGGACGAGATCGGGGAGTACTCGGGAGCCGTGAAGGAGGTGCGGCCGGTGACGATCGCCACCTACCAGGTCCTCACCACGAAGCGCGGCGGGCTGTACCCGCACCTCGAGCTGCTGGACGCGAACGACTGGGGCCTGATCGTGTACGACGAGGTCCATCTCCTCCCGGCACCGATCTTCAAGATGACCGCCGACCTCCAGGCACGCCGCAGGCTCGGGCTCACGGCGACCCTCGTCCGCGAGGACGGCCGTGAGGGGGAGGTGTTCTCGCTCATCGGGCCGAAACGGTACGACGCGCCGTGGAAGGACATCGAGGCCCAGGGCTACATCGCACCCGCGGACTGCGTGGAGGTCCGGGTGGACCTGCCCCGTGACGAGCGCGTCGCGTACGCCATGGCCGACGACGCCGACAAGTACCGCCTCTGCGCGACGTCGGACACGAAGTCGGACGTGGTGGAGAAGCTCGTCGCTGCCCACCGGGGCGAGCAGCTGCTCGTGATCGGTCAGTACATCGACCAACTGGACGACCTCGCCGCACGGCTCGCGGCCCCCGTCATCAAGGGCGAGACGACGGTGCGGGAACGCCAGCGGCTCTTCGACGCCTTCCGGGCGGGTGAGATCCACGTGCTCGTGGTCTCCAAGGTCGCCAACTTCTCGATCGACCTCCCCGAGGCATCGGTCGCGATCCAGGTCTCCGGGTCCTTCGGGTCGCGGCAGGAAGAGGCCCAGCGCCTCGGCCGGCTCCTCCGGCCGAAGAGCGACGGCAGGGCGGCGCGCTTCTATACCGTCGTCGCGCGCGACACCCTCGACCAGGACTTCGCCGCCAAGCGCCAGCGGTTCCTCGCCGAGCAGGGGTACGCCTACCGCATCCTCGACGCAGCCGCGATCGGCGACAAGGAGCCCAGGGACTCCTGA
- a CDS encoding helicase-associated domain-containing protein: MSAIRALAEQLALRSDDELRSLLAVRPDLILPPVPDFAALAARASTRVSLQRALDNVSRPQLQVLEAIVVLSEDDGAAVTRARLASAFTTAEAEALDAILADLGQRALVVGSAEEGFLPVGALADALGPYPAGLGRPFRTLARSIPRYGPALVHAVALVDAGAATDAMTGASAAQVLDGVVADPTAWRGVLAEAPEGAEPLLYRLRDAPVGSTATGGGGEASPAVRWLLDRCLLAPLDALHVELPRGVGMALRGHVVFATLETTPPVGAERTTRASLRDNAAFGAIAETLRLVTALLGAVAATPVSTLRSGGVGVRELRRVREALRSDDGEAAWLLELAAAVGLLTLDPDDSRWKTSRLDAWEALDREAQWLLLVEGWLAVDRAPALVGSRLPDGTAVNALAAEASRPDAPMVRQRFLAVATDLSGADPEGDGGPVAGPAAVPVLTEQSVISLATWHQPRLHRRFARLLPGMLTEAASLGLTGSGALTDAGRLVAEGRFEEAADGIRRALPAPVSHVVLQADLTAVAPGYLQPEVARGLLRMSTPEGQGPATTYRFSADSIRSALDAGEDAESILAFLRTSSATEIPQALTYLVEDTASRYGSLRVGRAGSYLRTDDDAVPAAVLADPRAAALGILQVAPTVLVSAASPQELTALLRDLGFTPAADAVAAVAKAPAEPAPAARVSPEQLRSRLNPWSVAEEEIAAQVAVLRSARPGPADSASGSDSEILLGLETLRAAIRSRSRIRLGTADSEGNHVRQVLVPLSVSGGRLRVFDPEKQVEKVVSVHRVMDVEILEGSPADG; encoded by the coding sequence ATGTCCGCGATCCGAGCACTGGCCGAACAGCTGGCCCTCCGGAGCGATGACGAACTGCGGAGCCTGCTTGCCGTCCGGCCCGACCTCATCCTCCCCCCGGTGCCTGACTTCGCCGCGCTCGCGGCAAGGGCGTCCACCCGGGTCAGCCTGCAGCGCGCCCTCGACAACGTGTCGCGACCCCAGCTTCAGGTCCTCGAGGCGATCGTGGTCCTCAGCGAGGACGACGGCGCTGCCGTGACCCGGGCGCGCCTGGCGTCAGCCTTCACGACGGCGGAGGCCGAAGCCCTCGATGCGATCCTCGCCGACCTCGGGCAGAGGGCCCTCGTCGTCGGTTCCGCGGAGGAGGGCTTCCTGCCGGTCGGAGCGCTGGCCGATGCGCTGGGGCCCTACCCCGCAGGTCTCGGGCGGCCCTTCCGCACGCTTGCCCGATCGATCCCGCGCTATGGACCGGCGCTGGTCCATGCCGTGGCCCTCGTCGACGCCGGGGCCGCCACCGACGCGATGACGGGCGCGTCCGCCGCGCAGGTGCTCGACGGCGTGGTGGCGGATCCGACTGCATGGCGCGGCGTCCTGGCCGAGGCTCCCGAGGGCGCGGAACCGCTGCTGTACCGCCTGCGCGATGCCCCGGTCGGCTCGACGGCGACGGGAGGCGGGGGTGAAGCCTCGCCCGCCGTGCGCTGGCTGCTGGACCGCTGCCTGCTGGCACCGCTGGACGCCCTCCACGTCGAACTCCCGCGGGGAGTGGGCATGGCGCTCCGCGGCCACGTGGTCTTCGCGACCCTCGAGACCACCCCTCCCGTCGGGGCGGAACGGACCACGCGCGCGAGCCTGCGGGACAACGCCGCCTTCGGCGCGATCGCGGAGACGCTGCGCCTGGTGACCGCCCTCCTCGGAGCTGTCGCCGCCACCCCGGTCTCCACGCTCCGCTCCGGAGGAGTCGGCGTGCGGGAGCTGCGACGCGTCCGCGAGGCGCTGCGCAGCGACGACGGCGAGGCCGCCTGGCTGCTGGAACTCGCGGCCGCTGTCGGGCTCCTGACCCTCGACCCCGACGATTCGCGCTGGAAGACCTCGCGCCTCGACGCCTGGGAAGCGCTGGACCGCGAGGCCCAGTGGCTCCTCCTGGTCGAGGGATGGCTGGCCGTGGACCGCGCACCGGCCCTGGTCGGTTCCCGGCTGCCCGACGGGACGGCCGTCAACGCCCTCGCCGCCGAGGCCTCCCGTCCTGATGCACCGATGGTGCGCCAGCGGTTCCTGGCCGTGGCCACCGACCTCTCCGGTGCCGACCCTGAGGGCGACGGCGGGCCTGTGGCCGGCCCGGCTGCTGTGCCGGTCCTCACCGAGCAGTCCGTCATCTCGCTCGCCACCTGGCACCAGCCGCGGCTGCACCGGCGCTTCGCCCGCCTGCTGCCGGGCATGCTGACCGAGGCGGCGTCGCTCGGCCTGACGGGGAGCGGTGCGCTCACCGACGCGGGGCGCCTCGTGGCCGAGGGACGCTTCGAGGAGGCCGCCGACGGCATCCGCCGGGCCCTGCCGGCCCCGGTGTCCCACGTCGTCCTGCAGGCCGACCTCACCGCCGTCGCTCCCGGGTACCTGCAGCCCGAGGTGGCACGGGGGCTGCTGCGCATGTCCACACCGGAAGGACAGGGACCGGCCACCACCTACCGTTTCTCCGCCGACTCCATCCGCTCGGCGCTCGACGCGGGCGAGGACGCGGAGTCGATCCTCGCCTTTTTGCGCACCTCCTCCGCCACGGAGATCCCCCAGGCCCTGACATACCTCGTCGAGGACACCGCGTCGCGGTACGGCAGCCTCCGGGTCGGGCGCGCCGGGAGCTACCTGCGCACGGACGACGACGCGGTTCCCGCGGCCGTCCTGGCGGACCCGCGTGCCGCGGCGCTCGGGATCCTGCAGGTGGCACCGACCGTCCTGGTGTCGGCCGCCTCCCCCCAGGAACTGACCGCGCTCCTGCGGGACCTCGGGTTCACGCCGGCAGCGGACGCCGTGGCTGCCGTCGCGAAGGCGCCCGCCGAGCCGGCGCCGGCCGCCCGGGTCTCGCCGGAACAGCTCCGATCGCGGCTCAACCCCTGGTCGGTCGCCGAGGAGGAGATCGCGGCACAGGTCGCCGTGCTGCGCTCGGCGCGGCCGGGACCCGCCGACTCCGCGTCCGGTTCCGACAGCGAGATCCTCCTGGGCCTGGAGACCCTGCGGGCGGCCATCCGGTCGCGCAGCCGCATCCGCCTCGGCACCGCCGACAGCGAAGGGAATCACGTGCGCCAGGTCCTTGTTCCACTCTCGGTATCGGGAGGCCGCCTGCGGGTGTTCGATCCCGAGAAGCAGGTGGAGAAAGTCGTGTCCGTGCACCGCGTCATGGACGTGGAAATCCTCGAAGGGAGCCCCGCAGATGGCTGA
- a CDS encoding cold-shock protein, which yields MPIGKVKWFDADKGFGFLATDDGKEVFLHASALPAGVSEVKVGTKLEFGVADGRRGPSALSARILEQAPSVVKATRKSADDMAVITEDLIKLLDGVSNGLRKGRYPEKSHASKVAAVLRAVADDLDA from the coding sequence GTGCCCATCGGCAAAGTGAAGTGGTTCGACGCGGACAAGGGATTCGGATTCCTTGCCACGGATGACGGCAAGGAGGTGTTCCTGCACGCCTCCGCGCTCCCCGCGGGCGTGAGCGAGGTCAAGGTGGGCACCAAACTGGAGTTCGGTGTGGCGGACGGCCGCCGCGGACCCTCCGCCCTGTCGGCGCGCATCCTCGAGCAGGCACCGTCCGTGGTCAAGGCGACCAGGAAGAGTGCGGATGACATGGCCGTCATCACGGAAGACCTCATCAAACTCCTCGACGGCGTGTCCAACGGACTCCGCAAGGGGCGCTACCCCGAGAAGTCCCACGCTTCGAAGGTCGCCGCCGTCCTGAGGGCGGTTGCCGACGACCTCGACGCGTAG
- a CDS encoding DUF3027 domain-containing protein encodes MTSSNLETAGGAAPTDAGSAPADATPTEAPRKVSRRIPKSDAVLEAAVDRARRGVLEVAPEAQVGRHVSATIEGERLVTHRFEAFVPGYGGWQWYASVARVARSKDVTVCEVGLLPSAASLLAPEWLPWSERVRPEDSEPDETPSDETPSDETPSDSEPDETPSDEAPSDKASSDEVPADLGQDQDKDQAPDGASAVVEKAGPDAGSPEEAGDSDVDPLEGAAGTSADRTDDVTSRDAEGQPDAG; translated from the coding sequence ATGACCTCGAGCAACCTGGAGACCGCCGGCGGCGCCGCTCCGACTGACGCCGGATCCGCACCCGCTGACGCCACCCCCACGGAGGCGCCGCGGAAAGTGTCGCGCCGCATCCCGAAGTCCGACGCCGTGCTCGAAGCGGCCGTGGACCGGGCTCGCCGCGGAGTGCTCGAGGTCGCTCCCGAAGCGCAGGTGGGCCGTCACGTGTCCGCCACGATCGAAGGCGAGCGCCTCGTCACGCACCGGTTCGAGGCCTTTGTGCCCGGCTACGGCGGCTGGCAGTGGTACGCGAGCGTCGCCCGCGTCGCCCGCAGCAAGGACGTGACGGTCTGCGAGGTGGGACTGCTGCCCTCCGCGGCTTCCCTGCTGGCGCCCGAGTGGCTGCCGTGGTCGGAGCGGGTCCGCCCCGAGGACTCGGAGCCGGACGAGACGCCATCGGACGAGACGCCGTCGGACGAGACGCCGTCGGACTCGGAGCCGGACGAGACGCCGTCGGACGAAGCGCCGTCGGATAAGGCGTCGTCGGACGAGGTTCCTGCCGATCTCGGCCAGGACCAGGACAAGGACCAGGCGCCGGACGGCGCATCCGCCGTCGTGGAGAAAGCCGGACCGGACGCCGGGTCTCCCGAGGAAGCAGGCGACAGCGACGTCGACCCGCTGGAGGGTGCCGCAGGGACCTCCGCGGACCGCACCGATGACGTGACGAGCCGCGACGCCGAAGGACAGCCCGACGCCGGGTGA